From Brassica rapa cultivar Chiifu-401-42 chromosome A06, CAAS_Brap_v3.01, whole genome shotgun sequence:
CTGCGATTTCTTTGGATCAAGTACTCTGTTCTCATTCTCGGCTGGAGGCATCACTGACCTTCTCACAGGTTCCTTTGGAGCTGAACTTGCTGAACTGCAACCAAACAGATGCTCCATCCGATCTTCGTTCACTCTGTTTAATAATACCACAAAGATTCAAAATAGTTATTGAAAAGGCAAATTCAAACGTATGTTTAACAAAGACAATAAATACGCACTGGAATGAGCTTGATTTGAGCTGGTCCCAAACTGTGGCACGATCAGAGCTCGCGCGTACTTTGTCCCAGTGGAGTGGCTTTAACTTTGGCTTGCTTGGATCCGTGTCCCCGTCGGCTGATACACTTTTGGCCTCTTCAACAGCTTTCGATTGAGGACTTGGAGTCTTGAATGCTAATTTTCTTGATTGATCGTCTGGCTTCGTTGCTTCTGGATTGCTGAGCTTTCGAGGTATCTGGAAATCTCTTGGCCGTATCTGAGGAGGCGGAGGaggacgaggaggaggaggtggtggtggaggtgggGTATAGAGTGGCGGAGGTGGAGGTGGATGTGGCGTATGGAGTGGAGGAGGAGACCTCCGTGGTGACACTCGTGTGCTGAGAGGTGACTTATCCTGAGTAATCGCCTGAAACGCCGCTCTATTcggcggaggaggaggctgAGAGAACTTAGGCTTGTTCTGTGGATAAGGATCAGTTTCCAAGCCCCTTAGTGGTGGAGATTGTATTGGCGGCGGTTTCTGCTTTATCGACGGAATGATAACGTGCTTCATCTCCGGCGACCTAGATCCAAACTTCGACTTCGGAGAAGTCCTCTTCGAGTGAGGAATCGATCCTGAGGAATGGCCGTTGCTGTTGGCTGACCGAGGAAACGCCGTGTAGTAACCGTCGTCGCTGCTGATAGCAGATCCATGCGGCGTGTAAAACGCGGTGCCGCGGCATTCTTCGTCGGAAGACGACGTAGAAGGAGACAAGGCGGAGGGAGAGTTTTCAGACGGTTGCGGCGGTTTAGCTAACGGTGGAAGCGGTTGAAGCTCAGGACTCGGCCGGTATCGATCTGATCTCGTAACCGAATTTAATTTCCGGTACGGAGAAGTATTAACCGGTCCAATAGATTCACTTGCCGGTTCGCGGCTCGGTTCAACGGTTCCCATATAGAGAAACGTGGAAGACGTCGGTGGAAGCGGATCTTCCTGGAATCTTCGAGAACCGCCATCGCCTCCTCTGCTAACGAGTTTCTGAGTGTCGCTTGCGTGTTTAGCTTTGTGGCGatacaagaagaaagctagAGCTGAGAGCATACCGAGCGTGACGACTCCAACGGATATGACGATCGCAAATTTCTTCCCAGGCTTCGCCTGCTGAGTAGTAGCCGTCGGAATCGGTAATCCGCCATTGGCGTCGGAGGAAGCAGgaggcggcggaggaggaggagggagcTGAGACTGGTCAGGCGTGGAAGGATTCTCTGGGAAAAATGGCTGATCGGGAGCGTCGGGAGGAGGCGGCGTGGACTGGAAaactggaggaggaggaggagaagcatCCGGGAAGAGCGGCTGATGGAGAATTCGTCGATGAATCTCGTTAACTTCACCAACGGAGAAAGAGGATACAGAGAAGGAGGAGAAAaaaagcaagaagaagaagaatctcgAATGAAGAAAACTCATGGTGAATTTTGGTTAACTGTTTTACaatccttctctctctctaagttcatcttcttccttcttgCTTCTTCCTGCCTTTTTTTGGAGGCTTGTTGTATCTTCAATGAGAAAAGGTTAGtggaacaaaaagaaaacaaaaaagggGAAAGTAAAGAGCAGAGGAGAGGAAGCGAAAGTTCGTTTCGTTTCAAGATCTGAGATTTAAGCTGCTGAGTCAGCATTCCGGGATCGTTTAATCTACTTTTACCTCCTTTAATTTTCCGTTAATTAGTTGTTAATTATCCGTAATAAAAAAAACTGGTCGCATTATTTGTGCGCGGCAAACAtggtaaaaacaaataaataattcgATTAAATTACTAGTCAATTTGGAGGTAAAAGACGTTAAAATGAAGAATAGACAGCCACACATTTCACATCCACCGTCGGGGACATTGACTACTAATCATAATAAAATCCAACCTTGTAATTAAACTGTGAATGGACTTTCATTGTTATGGTGTGCGTTACATTAGATTTCATTTTTGCAATACGACCCAGCATATTATATTTGGAAGTCCGTGCCACGTGAGATTCAACAACCAGTGAAAGACGAAAATGTCCTTATATATCAGTATTAATTTAACAGAGAATGTGACTGTCCTTCTCCGTCCCACGTAGAAATTTCCGATTCTGCTTCGTTGATACCAAGACGGAGGAAAAAGACACGTACATACCATTCCACCATCAGCTTTTCGGTTTTATTGTATCTTATtaactaattaataatattaaatctaCAATTACAATTACAAAGAATTAAAACTTATGTTCTAAATCAAATAACAATAACTAAAAGCCAATCCAATGTGGTCCAGTCCATCGTAGATGACACTATGGGCCAACATTTGCAATTTGTGCTTGGGAATTTAAAACGGAGTTTCGAGAAATAAAACAAGATTTACTTTAACTCTGCCTACAACTAATTTCAGAGACAAAGGACATGTTTTCCTTTACGTGAAATGGTTGATACGTATAAGTCAGGTTTATGACGAGTGAGtctatattaaaaacaaaaaattatgtgTTATGAAAAGGGAGAAAAAGAAGACCCATACAATGTAATCTTGGAATAAAGTGACACAACGGGCTCAACGTTACATCTCTatctttttttatctttatctttttttgcttttattctttcaattttcttttctttctgtcTTTTTGgggtaaaagaaaataaatggtttatagatcCACCGACTCCTAGActattgtttatatttattaatggCAATTGACAAGTGTAGAACCAAGGGAAGGGTCAAGCACacgctctctttttttttttctctcaagtTGAAATTCATTCATAATCGAAATACCAAAATTCATACAAAAGTTGACACCAAAACGAAATATCCCCATAACCAAACGCTATAAGCACACGCTCTCTAGCGTTTTGCTTTCTCCattctctttttcatttttagcACATCTTTCTCAGTATCTTTCATCTTTATACCTTTTTCATTCTCATTTGCTGGGGATGCCAATCTCTTTTACTCTAGTAGTTTACAAGCGCACGTTAGTAACAATACATACGAGATGCTCAGTCTTAATTATAGTATTGTCTAAAGAGGGATTGTATAAATTGTATTCTTACCTCTTTTGAGCATACTTCTAACTCTTGGCTGCCTTGTGTGAGAATCGGTTTAATACATTGTCAATAAGTAGAACTAATATTCCTCTTggccaaaaaggaaaaaaaaaaacaaattccagAGACAAAAGAAAGGCTTTCTTCTGTCCCACGTAACATAAACTCTACCAAACACTTAAGGCTTAAGATAAATAATTCCTCAACACATCTGTAATCATTTTTCTATCATTATTGTCActctttga
This genomic window contains:
- the LOC103874050 gene encoding formin-like protein 6 isoform X1, translated to MSFLHSRFFFFLLFFSSFSVSSFSVGEVNEIHRRILHQPLFPDASPPPPPVFQSTPPPPDAPDQPFFPENPSTPDQSQLPPPPPPPPASSDANGGLPIPTATTQQAKPGKKFAIVISVGVVTLGMLSALAFFLYRHKAKHASDTQKLVSRGGDGGSRRFQEDPLPPTSSTFLYMGTVEPSREPASESIGPVNTSPYRKLNSVTRSDRYRPSPELQPLPPLAKPPQPSENSPSALSPSTSSSDEECRGTAFYTPHGSAISSDDGYYTAFPRSANSNGHSSGSIPHSKRTSPKSKFGSRSPEMKHVIIPSIKQKPPPIQSPPLRGLETDPYPQNKPKFSQPPPPPNRAAFQAITQDKSPLSTRVSPRRSPPPLHTPHPPPPPPLYTPPPPPPPPPRPPPPPQIRPRDFQIPRKLSNPEATKPDDQSRKLAFKTPSPQSKAVEEAKSVSADGDTDPSKPKLKPLHWDKVRASSDRATVWDQLKSSSFQVNEDRMEHLFGCSSASSAPKEPVRRSVMPPAENENRVLDPKKSQNIAILLRALNVTREEVSEALLDGNPESLGAELLETLVKMAPTKEEEIKLREYSGDVSKLGTAERFLKTILDIPFAFKRVEAMLYRANFDAEVKYLRNSFQTLEEASLELKASRLFLKLLEAVLMTGNRMNVGTNRGEAKAFKLDTLLKLVDIKGVDGKTTLLHFVVQEITKSEATTTTIDETILHENKDGFRKQGLQVVAGLSRDLANVKKSAGMDSDVLSGYVTKLETGLEKLRAFVKTETTTTPGKFFDSMKTFLKDAEEEIRKIKGGERKALSMVKEVTEYFHGDAAKEEAHPLRIFMVVRDFLGVLDNVCKEVKTMQEMSSAMGSASARSFRISATASLPVLHRYKSRQEDTSSDNEHSSNSST